Genomic window (Castor canadensis chromosome X, mCasCan1.hap1v2, whole genome shotgun sequence):
CTAGGAAGCCGGAAATGCTGATAATTCCATTGTTGGGgggttactggagtttgaacttagggcctcgtgcttgctaggcaggcactctatcacttgagccactccaccaaccccaatACTGATAATTCTAAAACTGCCTCAGGCTACTCTAACTGGACCTGCACACCCAGGCTGAACATTTCCCTAACCTTTGTTTAGCTgtagaaaaaaaaggagggagggaagatctGCAGTTTCCAAACACCACTGAAAATATCCTGCTTCTTTCCTATCACATGAACATCAAGGAGGACATTTGACATTATTGCTTTGATTAGCATCTACCAAGCAATTTCCACAATACTGGACAGTCTCTTGGGAAAGTGATATCAGATTTGCCAGAGTAAATTATTGAGATTGTTAACTCTTACACGGAGAATAATGCAAAACAATGAACTAAATTTGCTGCACAGAATTTACTGTGTaaacttttcaaataatttgtatCATTAATTAATCCCCACCCCCAAAAGCCCATCTTTAGAATAGACAGCTGATGTATGTAGCTGGGGAGAGGTGGGCTCGAGGTGGCTACATTGTATCTGcctttaaacatttaaatggTTATATGTGCATTTCGAAACAATAAAGAGTTgaggctccttttttttttcctttagcgcTAAAACTCAAATTCGCGGCTATTTTAATGTTCAGTCTCAGCTCTTCCGCTACCCAAGCCCTTAAAAACTACATCTCCCAGCATGCTCTGAAGCTGGTCTGACTTCATCTCAAATGGCCCCGTAGGGCAACAAGGATGGTTAGTTTTGACCGTACTTATTTGTGCCATAAAAAGTCGATCCTAATTGGCAGCTATTTGAGCTTTTATATCTGCCAAGCCCCCCTTTTCGAATTGTGGTCACTAAATGAAGGGTTCTGATCTGGGAAGGCCCATCCATTCCCTCAATTGGATGGGGAACAGGGACAGTGACTCCAGCGATCTCAAGAATAGGAGGGAATGTTGACCAGGGAGCACCGCTGCGGCCGATCAGAGGAGCAGGAACCAGAGCCCAGACTGAGTCCGAAAACAGTCGGATCCAGACTGTGGCTTCAGGACGGTTGGAAGTGGAAGATGGAGGAGACAGAGGACCCGGCAGACGTAGGGCCGTCGCTGCCCCCCGTTTACATCTACAGTCCTGAGTATGTCAGCATGTGCGACTCCCTGGCCAAGGTTCCCAAACGGGTAAGAGAGGTCGGGATGAAAGACCTGggctttggagatgggggttgggGGTGTGCATTAGGAAGCGGAGAGACTAGGCTGGGGGAAAATCTTCAGCAGAAATTGAGGCAGCTGTGTCAGGTGCCTAAAGCTGCACCAGGAGGAAGTGTTCCCTAACCGGTTAGGAGAGCAGTGGGGCGTCCAACGgacaggtgggggtggggtggagatcGGGGTAGGGGATGGGGTGGTGCAGAGGGGATGGAGCTTCTACTAGGAGGGGACCGCTGAAGTCGTGGAAAAGAAACTGCTGGGGGAAAGATTCCATCACCTGCGTAAGACCCAGTAGCTTCCGTCTTGGCGATTTTGATACTTTGTTTTGTCTAAAGTGTATCCTAACTGTTAAGTAACAGAAGGGAGGCTTGCCAAAGCACTTAGTTTCTTCGCTCAGGATGATGGTGATGGGATTTCGCTGAATTAAACTTTTAAGAGACTAtgttctgcctttctttttttatgctgATGTTTTTAGGCCAGTATGGTACATTCTCTGATTGAAGCATATGCACTGCATAAGCAAATGAGGTAAGTTGTCTTTTCTGAACATAGTCATCCTTGGAGCTAGGTGTCCATAGCCTTAATGTCCTGCTTCACATTGGGGCTAattaaggagagagagaatggtgccttttaaaaagctttttgtgAGAGTATTCATAGTGTTTGTAATCTGTCTGTAACCCCACAAAAGCTCTTGAAGAATTAAGAACGTTTGAAAAACATATACGAAACAGTTACCATTAGAAATAGGACTTTGTTGTTGGGTGCCATAGGTGCTTTGTAGAGAGTTTGAGGTGAGTGCATTTGGGTACTAAAACctgtctaaaagaaaaaaggtgttCAATTGGGaggtgttctgtttttgttttgtatttggtttttcattgttttgtttcagggttttgtttggttggttgttttttgtttttcttaagccAGATCTGAGGGTGTGAGTTCAAAATACGATTTTTAGACATTCTACTGCCACTACGACAGGTAAACTTAGAGAAAAGTCAAGACCCAGGTAAACTGCTGAGACCAGGCCAGAACTCAAGAGAGGGCTAAGTGCTTCTTTCAAAAAATGAGCTTGCTATTGATTGTCAATTCTGTATTTGATGTCATTATAAGTGCAACTGTTATGAACCTGTCATGTGTCATAAGTAAGGACTACTTAGAACATTTTCTGATCATAGGAATGAGTGTCAACACCAGCTAGTGTGGTATTCTTCATTTATCTCCTAGAAGGTAGTGTACAAAATCATTTCTTGTATAACTTCTTTTTGGGAGTTTGAGACAGGTTATCActgtacagcccaggctggcctggaactgccctctgcctcccaagtgctgagattaccaGCATGcatcaccactcccagctttgtATACCTTCTTCAGGAATGTTTTTCAACCATCATTTAACCCATATGTTTGGTCAGAATAACTACATGTCTTTCATTAAagtttttaacatttcaaaaattattataaataaaatatcaaagaaaggCATAACTGActaatttcctttttgttaaGTAGGGATGCTTTCAATAAGTATTTCCAAGCtttaacatttaagaaaataaatggcaaGGTGCTATAAGAAGCAGCTattatgggctggcagagtgtctcaagtggtagagtccccacctaacaagtgcaaggccctgagttcaaaccccagtactgccacacaaaaaaagtaagaagaagaagctattagggttagggttaggaaaCATAGCTCAAGAaactgtaaaatttttattttaagggacAAATTTTTCACCTTTTGTGTAGACATGTTTtcttgaagaagaaataagaatccTTGGATCTtggttatatatttaatttttgaggctaGACCATAGGATTTCTCCCGGCCACTTTGGTTTACCAATAGCCTGTAGAATCATTGATGCATGATAAACTTATGGTGATGCTCCTAGTcagcaaacattaaaaaagaaaaatgaaaaacacaagtatctctctgTGGCCTAGGTCAGTGGTCCTTTAACTTGAATGTGTACATGAATCAACTTGCTAAGATACAttatcttgttttaaaaaatcatcttgcTTAAATACAAATTCTGATTCactgggtctgtggtgaggctcAATTTCTGCATTCCTAACATGCTCCTGGgggatgctgatgctgctggtccacAGAACACCCTTTCAGTGGTAAAGGCTAGAGAATATAAGGGTATAGGGTCAGAAAGAGGAAACTGGAAATAGGCAGCTAGAGTATAGAGGTGGTAAGTCCTGTTGTTAGGTTAGGTCCCTTAATTCTCTCATTCACTCCTATTTGTCACTTCTTGTGAGGAATAGGTTGGGAAGTTCTGAGTGAAGCCCATTTCTAACCATCTTGCCCCTATTCTCCTTCCTCTCAGAGGCAGATTTTAGAGGCCAGGTAGATAAACTTTTTGTATTTCAAgttcccattattttattcttgaatATTGATGATAGTTAGCCACAAAGAATTTTTGCATGTTATCTTTTAATCTCCACGTAAGTCTCATAagttacaaatgaggaaactaggTATAGAGCAATTAATTTACCTGAGCTTCTAGAGTTAATAAGAACAGAGTTAGGATGGGAACCTTGTTCTCTGACTCCAGATTCTGAATGTGTGATAACCCATCTACCTTCTTAAATAAAGATATATAGGGCTgagggtttagctcagtggtagaacacctgctcaGCCCTGAGTTctaccccagcaccaaaaccaaaataaataaataaggatttAGCTGAAAGGGTTGTATAGCCCAGTTAGCAACTAATCAGATGAAATTATCTTTGCCTGCTGGTTTTTCATGAAAGTTGTAACTTATAGAACAGTTTATTGGATCCCTGATTATTTGTTTAACTTCAAGataattattcacttatttttaccTACCTGTAAACTCAAGGGACAAATCTGCCCTATTGCCTCTCATTATTGGAGTTCTCACTCAAATGTGAGGAATTGAAGACTGTCTAGTGCAGTGGAGGGACAGAATGTATTTATTACTTTAGCCCACTGGAACCAGAGCTAGGAGTTGTATTTTCTGCTTAGACTGCTGGCTCCTGTCTCCAGCTTCTGGCATACTCTGGGTCTGACTCACTCACCTCTCTTTGTTATTATTAGGATAGTGAAGCCCAAAGTGGCCTCCATGGAGGAGATGGCCACCTTCCACACTGATGCCTATCTGCAGCATCTTCAGAAAGTCAGCCAAGAAGGTGACGAGGACCATCCAGACTCTCTAGAATATGGGCTAGGTAAAGTCTTTCCCAGGCAATGATGGGAGATGCACAGTAGTGTAATCTGTAGATTATACTACTTCCTATGTTATGACTTACATAatgattttaatactttttaattaggaaatatgggctggtggagtggctcaagtggtagagtgcctgcttagcagacatgaggccctaggtccaaaccccaatactatcaaaaaaacccaaagaaatgtgtGTTAACTGTTGCGTgtaagtgtgtgggggggggggaggggtgcTGTGCATGACCCAatgccttgagcatgctaggcactgagctatactcctagcCCCAGTTGTCCTTTTTAGTCTCTTGGTTTAGCCACATAGAACTCACTAACCAAGCAAACCATATGAGTTAAACAAAACTGAATGGTGAGCCAGGTGGAGGAAAAACCTTTCAGTCGCTGAGGCCCTCAGGGCAGCACTCAGATCTGGTCTGGCTAAACTGATTTAGCATCCTGCAACCTTACATTTTGAGTATAGATTTGTGTTCTCACTAAGATTTCCACCTTATTG
Coding sequences:
- the Hdac8 gene encoding histone deacetylase 8 isoform X7 — translated: MLTREHRCGRSEEQEPEPRLSPKTVGSRLWLQDGWKWKMEETEDPADVGPSLPPVYIYSPEYVSMCDSLAKVPKRASMVHSLIEAYALHKQMRIVKPKVASMEEMATFHTDAYLQHLQKVSQEGDEDHPDSLEYGLGYDCPATEGIFDYAAAVGGATITAAQCLIDGMCKVAINWSGGWHHAKKQADQSQLVPQYPRSRPFAEEVVTGSTKRELLQDKFHYLRD
- the Hdac8 gene encoding histone deacetylase 8 isoform X6; translated protein: MLTREHRCGRSEEQEPEPRLSPKTVGSRLWLQDGWKWKMEETEDPADVGPSLPPVYIYSPEYVSMCDSLAKVPKRASMVHSLIEAYALHKQMRIVKPKVASMEEMATFHTDAYLQHLQKVSQEGDEDHPDSLEYGLGYDCPATEGIFDYAAAVGGATITAAQCLIDGMCKVAINWSGGWHHAKNNLFSCRDEASGFCYLNDAVLGILRLRRKFDRILYVDLDLHHGDE